DNA sequence from the Anaerolineales bacterium genome:
CGAGGCTTGAGGCTGCCGTGCCCGGGATCCGTGCCCAGGCTGCCTTCCGCTGGGTGGCGGTCTTTTGGGGGGGCTAGGCGCGCCCCTCGAGCCAGTCCTTCATCGGCTGCAGGAAATACAGGTCCCAGCCTTCGTCGTGGCTGTCTCTTTCGTGCTGGTTGGGGAAGTCGTCGTGCACAAGGTGCAGCTGGGTCCCGCCCTCGGCCGGGGTCAGCCTCCAGTCGACGAGCGAGTCCTCCCACTCGGCCGGCCACTCACCCTGGCGCCAGGTGTACGACAGGAGCTTCGCCGGTTCCAGCGTCTGGATGGCGCCGGTGGTTTCGCCGCCGAACAGCCGATAGCGGCCGCCCGGCCGCAGGTCAACCTCGACGAGGCTGTCGT
Encoded proteins:
- a CDS encoding SRPBCC domain-containing protein; its protein translation is MQPIVKDTLIQAPPQAVWAALTDPAAIRSWMGDDSLVEVDLRPGGRYRLFGGETTGAIQTLEPAKLLSYTWRQGEWPAEWEDSLVDWRLTPAEGGTQLHLVHDDFPNQHERDSHDEGWDLYFLQPMKDWLEGRA